One window of Thioclava sp. GXIMD4216 genomic DNA carries:
- a CDS encoding efflux RND transporter periplasmic adaptor subunit translates to MAVLALGTAQAWPALAQDAPSVQSPARVSGFARLRPQDGVRYLTGPAGDTTYRISKVLVHEGEMVTAGQPLLELDTGGPLSATVALAEAGVTEAEVSVNFAQIDIERKSRLRKSSVSPISQSDYDTALQTLELAKAQLVTAQKQLDYDKILLEQSVIRAPTDGMILDLNKRMGEGVIAGEDLIEMGDVAHMEALAEIFETKARFVAVGQTARFESPALAHPVSGKVLRVLPKVTETTIYATDALENLEKRVVQVVIALDRPKDVLLLNGFQGTVLIETRGAAR, encoded by the coding sequence ATGGCCGTTCTGGCACTGGGCACGGCACAGGCCTGGCCCGCGCTGGCGCAGGACGCGCCAAGCGTGCAAAGCCCCGCCCGCGTGTCGGGCTTTGCACGGCTGCGCCCGCAAGATGGCGTGCGCTATCTGACGGGGCCTGCGGGGGATACCACCTATCGCATCAGCAAGGTGCTGGTGCATGAGGGAGAGATGGTCACAGCCGGTCAGCCGCTTCTGGAACTGGATACCGGCGGGCCACTTTCGGCCACCGTGGCTTTGGCCGAGGCCGGTGTGACCGAGGCAGAGGTCTCGGTCAATTTCGCCCAGATCGATATCGAACGGAAATCGCGGCTACGCAAATCCTCGGTCTCGCCGATCTCGCAAAGTGATTACGACACCGCCCTGCAAACGCTGGAACTGGCCAAAGCCCAGCTGGTCACGGCGCAAAAGCAGCTTGATTACGACAAGATCCTGCTGGAACAATCGGTGATCCGCGCGCCCACTGACGGAATGATCCTCGACCTGAACAAGCGCATGGGCGAAGGGGTGATTGCCGGAGAGGACCTGATCGAGATGGGCGATGTCGCCCATATGGAGGCACTGGCCGAGATTTTCGAGACCAAGGCCCGCTTTGTCGCAGTCGGGCAGACCGCCAGGTTCGAAAGCCCCGCGCTGGCGCATCCCGTCAGTGGCAAGGTGCTTCGGGTCCTGCCGAAAGTGACCGAAACGACGATCTACGCCACCGATGCGCTGGAAAATCTGGAAAAACGGGTGGTGCAGGTGGTTATCGCGCTGGATCGCCCCAAAGATGTCCTGCTGCTGAACGGTTTTCAGGGGACCGTGCTGATTGAGACGCGTGGGGCGGCCCGATAA
- the nrdE gene encoding class 1b ribonucleoside-diphosphate reductase subunit alpha — MLDKADAVKGLDHHALNALLNLYDADGKIRFEADKQAARAYFLNHVNQNTVFFHSLDEKLDYLVDEGYYDAAVLELYDRDFCRQIWDAAYKKKFRFPTFLGAFKYYTAYTLKTRDGQRYLERYEDRVVMVALALARGDRKMALSLTEEMLAGRFQPATPTFLNAGKKSRGELVSCFLLRLEDNMESIGRSINSALQLSKRGGGVALMLTNLREAGAPIKGIENQSSGVIPVMKLLEDSFSYANQLGARQGAGAVYLNAHHPDILKFLDTKRENADEKIRIKTLSLGVVIPDITFELAKRDAEMYLFSPHDIQKVYGCAFSEISVTEKYEELVADARIRKTKMRARRFFEILAEIQFESGYPYLMFEDTVNRANPIDGRITMSNLCSEILQVAEPSTFNEDLSYAHMGTDISCNLGSLNIARAMDGGELGATVEAAIRALTAVSEMSAIDAVPSIRKGNDQSHAIGLGQMNLHGFLARERIHYGSEEGIDFTSAYFAAVAYHALRASNLIAREKGESFVGFEKSDYASGTFFEKYVTRDWLPETETVTALFEKFGITLPSRADWAQLRDDVMAHGLYNRNLQAVPPTGSISYINNATASIHPITARIEIRKEGKIGRVYYPAPYMDNDNLEYYKDAYEIGPEKLIDTYAAATEHVDQGLSLTLFFPDSATTRDINRAQIRAWKSGIKTIYYIRLRQAVLEGTEVQGCVSCSL; from the coding sequence ATGCTTGACAAAGCAGACGCCGTAAAAGGGCTCGACCATCACGCGCTGAACGCGCTGTTGAACCTGTATGATGCGGATGGAAAGATCCGTTTCGAGGCCGACAAGCAGGCCGCGCGCGCCTATTTCCTCAACCATGTGAACCAGAACACCGTGTTCTTCCACTCGCTGGATGAGAAGCTCGATTACCTCGTGGACGAGGGCTATTACGACGCTGCTGTGTTGGAGCTTTATGATCGCGACTTCTGCCGTCAGATCTGGGATGCCGCCTACAAGAAGAAGTTCCGCTTCCCGACCTTCCTTGGCGCGTTCAAATATTACACCGCCTATACGTTGAAGACCCGTGACGGTCAGCGCTACCTCGAACGCTATGAAGACCGCGTGGTGATGGTGGCTCTGGCGCTCGCGCGGGGTGACCGCAAGATGGCGCTGTCGCTGACCGAAGAGATGCTGGCGGGCCGCTTCCAGCCGGCAACGCCCACCTTCCTGAACGCAGGCAAGAAAAGCCGCGGCGAGCTGGTGTCCTGCTTCCTGCTGCGTCTTGAAGACAATATGGAATCCATCGGCCGCTCGATCAACTCGGCGCTGCAGCTCTCGAAGCGCGGCGGCGGTGTGGCATTGATGCTGACCAACCTGCGCGAAGCCGGTGCGCCGATCAAAGGCATCGAGAACCAGTCCTCGGGCGTCATTCCGGTGATGAAACTGCTCGAAGACAGCTTCTCCTATGCCAACCAGCTGGGTGCGCGTCAGGGGGCAGGGGCGGTCTATCTGAACGCCCACCACCCCGATATCCTGAAATTCCTCGACACCAAGCGCGAGAATGCCGACGAGAAGATCCGCATCAAGACACTGTCGCTGGGCGTGGTGATCCCCGATATCACCTTCGAGCTGGCGAAACGCGATGCCGAGATGTATCTCTTCTCGCCGCATGACATCCAGAAAGTCTATGGCTGTGCCTTCTCGGAAATCTCGGTCACCGAGAAATACGAGGAGCTGGTCGCTGACGCCCGTATCCGCAAGACCAAGATGCGCGCGCGTCGCTTCTTCGAGATTCTGGCCGAGATCCAGTTCGAAAGCGGCTACCCCTATCTGATGTTCGAAGACACGGTGAACCGCGCCAACCCGATCGACGGGCGCATCACCATGTCGAACCTCTGCTCGGAAATCCTGCAGGTAGCGGAGCCCTCGACCTTCAACGAAGACCTCAGCTACGCACATATGGGCACGGATATCTCGTGCAACTTGGGCTCGCTGAACATCGCCCGCGCGATGGATGGTGGTGAACTTGGCGCGACCGTCGAGGCCGCGATCCGCGCACTGACCGCCGTGTCGGAAATGTCGGCGATTGACGCTGTGCCCTCGATCCGTAAGGGCAATGACCAGAGCCATGCCATCGGTCTGGGCCAGATGAACCTGCACGGGTTCTTGGCGCGTGAGCGTATCCATTACGGCTCGGAAGAGGGGATCGATTTCACCTCCGCCTATTTCGCGGCTGTGGCCTATCACGCGCTGCGGGCCTCGAATCTGATCGCCCGCGAGAAGGGCGAAAGCTTCGTGGGCTTCGAGAAGTCGGATTACGCGAGCGGCACGTTCTTCGAGAAATATGTCACCCGCGACTGGCTGCCCGAGACCGAGACGGTGACAGCCCTTTTCGAGAAATTCGGCATCACCCTGCCCAGCCGCGCCGATTGGGCGCAGCTGCGGGATGATGTGATGGCGCATGGTCTTTATAACCGCAATCTGCAGGCCGTGCCGCCGACCGGTTCGATCAGCTATATCAATAATGCGACCGCCTCGATCCACCCGATCACCGCGCGCATCGAGATCCGCAAGGAAGGCAAGATCGGCCGCGTCTACTATCCGGCACCCTATATGGATAATGACAACCTTGAGTACTACAAGGATGCCTATGAGATCGGCCCCGAAAAGCTGATCGACACCTATGCGGCGGCCACCGAACACGTCGATCAGGGCCTCTCTCTGACCCTGTTCTTCCCCGATAGCGCGACGACCCGCGATATCAATCGCGCGCAGATCCGCGCGTGGAAATCGGGGATCAAGACCATCTATTACATCCGGCTCCGTCAGGCCGTGCTGGAAGGCACGGAAGTTCAGGGCTGTGTCTCCTGCAGCTTGTAA
- a CDS encoding 4'-phosphopantetheinyl transferase superfamily protein has protein sequence MITVTHLRLGPHCPTALTLQDGPSDRLRSLAAKVLSPPEHDLWHSFGQHKKQREWLAGRLAAKIALRRQMPRLGPLRTLSLLPREGRSGPVAGPQGWQVSLAHSGAYALAACARHPLGVDIETRTTFRPEILPYFLSTTERDLLGPLPPDDPRLPVLWAVKEAVLKTRLARSLAEISDIFWTGWGHGCRIAVKDARLPCLTAFGGIWRGTAVAVASAHIRTEARA, from the coding sequence ATGATCACCGTCACCCATCTGCGTCTTGGCCCCCATTGCCCCACCGCCCTGACGCTACAGGACGGGCCAAGCGACAGGCTGCGCAGCTTGGCCGCAAAGGTGCTGTCCCCACCCGAGCACGATCTGTGGCACAGTTTCGGACAGCACAAGAAGCAGCGCGAGTGGCTGGCCGGTCGGCTGGCCGCCAAGATCGCATTGCGGCGACAGATGCCCCGCTTGGGCCCCTTGCGGACGCTCTCGCTGCTGCCGCGCGAGGGGCGTAGCGGGCCGGTGGCGGGGCCGCAGGGCTGGCAGGTGTCTCTGGCCCATAGCGGCGCATACGCGCTGGCTGCCTGCGCGCGCCATCCTCTGGGGGTCGATATCGAGACGCGGACCACGTTCCGGCCCGAGATCCTGCCCTATTTCCTGAGCACGACCGAGCGCGATCTGCTGGGCCCGCTCCCCCCGGACGACCCGCGTCTGCCGGTGCTCTGGGCGGTCAAGGAAGCCGTGCTGAAAACCCGCCTTGCCCGCAGTCTTGCCGAGATTTCCGACATCTTCTGGACAGGCTGGGGCCACGGCTGCCGCATCGCCGTCAAGGATGCCCGCCTGCCCTGCCTGACCGCGTTTGGCGGAATCTGGCGCGGCACGGCGGTTGCGGTGGCCTCGGCACATATCCGCACGGAGGCCCGCGCATGA
- a CDS encoding ATP-binding cassette domain-containing protein: MTHPVIEFSGLSHSYGSKALRRQVLFDLSGRFDPGEIVIVKGPSGSGKTTFLTLIGGLRATQEGQISVLGQRLDGTSAQQRLQIRRHIGFIFQMHNLIGALTATQNLLMALRLHPEIPAPAKAARDLLEQVGLSHALDKYPREMSGGERQRVAIARALVTRPKIVLADEPTASLDGKTGKMVVELLRDLASQNGSAVLMVTHDARILDTGDRVLEMEDGRIRAA, encoded by the coding sequence ATGACACATCCCGTAATCGAATTTTCCGGCCTGTCGCATAGCTATGGCAGCAAGGCATTGCGCCGGCAGGTTCTGTTCGACCTGAGCGGCAGGTTCGATCCCGGCGAAATCGTGATCGTCAAAGGCCCCTCCGGCTCGGGCAAGACCACATTCCTGACCCTGATCGGCGGACTTCGCGCCACTCAGGAAGGCCAGATCAGCGTTCTGGGCCAGCGTCTGGATGGCACATCGGCGCAGCAGCGACTGCAAATCCGGCGTCATATCGGTTTTATTTTCCAGATGCATAACCTGATCGGGGCGCTCACGGCCACCCAGAACCTTCTGATGGCGTTACGGCTGCATCCCGAAATCCCTGCGCCCGCCAAAGCGGCCCGCGACCTGCTGGAACAGGTCGGCCTGTCCCATGCGCTGGACAAATATCCGCGCGAGATGTCGGGCGGCGAACGCCAGCGGGTGGCCATTGCGCGGGCACTGGTCACCCGTCCCAAGATCGTGCTGGCCGACGAGCCGACCGCCTCTCTGGATGGCAAGACCGGCAAGATGGTGGTGGAGCTGCTGCGCGATCTGGCGAGCCAGAACGGCTCTGCGGTGCTGATGGTGACCCATGACGCGCGTATCCTCGATACCGGAGACCGCGTGCTTGAAATGGAAGACGGGCGCATCCGCGCGGCGTGA
- a CDS encoding acyl-CoA dehydrogenase family protein, with translation MDFSLSPEQQERNSHLARFAQDFAATCAKDPQSPSGFSRPQWDRLCAMGLAGLPLPETYGGTAAGALETIQSYETIARHIPDLGLLFSLCAHLFACVIPVWRGGTDSQKADWLPAMAQGRKIAANAISEEGSGSDVFAMKTRAEKQGGRYILNGTKRFITNAPVADMLVAYARTDATSSFFGISCFVLPTDHPGVTISAEESKSGLRSSPWGSVHFQDCALPESFRIGPEGAGASLFHESMVWERCCLFSIYLGAMERILALCLEHARTRVQFGRHIGANQAISNRLVDMRLKIETARLLLYKAAWLYDQGKPCEQTVALSKIWIAESAVQIGQDAMQIFGGEAMTATHPVNRFLNDAMPARIFSGSSEMQREIVARAMKLR, from the coding sequence ATGGATTTCTCTCTTTCCCCCGAACAGCAGGAGCGCAACAGCCATCTGGCGCGCTTTGCCCAAGATTTTGCCGCAACCTGCGCCAAGGACCCGCAGTCCCCGTCCGGCTTCTCGCGCCCGCAATGGGACAGGCTCTGCGCGATGGGGCTGGCGGGGCTGCCGCTGCCCGAGACCTATGGCGGCACCGCGGCAGGGGCGCTTGAAACCATCCAGAGCTACGAGACAATCGCCCGTCATATCCCCGATCTGGGCTTGCTGTTTTCGCTCTGTGCGCATCTCTTCGCCTGTGTCATTCCGGTCTGGCGGGGCGGCACAGACAGCCAGAAAGCCGACTGGCTGCCCGCAATGGCACAGGGCCGCAAAATCGCCGCCAACGCGATTTCGGAAGAGGGGTCCGGCTCGGATGTCTTCGCCATGAAAACGCGGGCAGAGAAACAGGGGGGGCGCTATATCCTCAACGGCACGAAGCGGTTTATCACCAACGCCCCTGTCGCGGATATGCTGGTGGCCTATGCCCGGACCGATGCGACCTCTTCCTTTTTCGGGATCAGCTGTTTCGTGCTGCCCACCGATCATCCCGGCGTGACGATCAGCGCCGAGGAAAGCAAGTCGGGCCTGCGCTCCAGCCCGTGGGGCAGCGTGCATTTCCAAGATTGCGCGCTGCCGGAAAGCTTCCGGATCGGGCCGGAAGGTGCCGGAGCCAGCCTGTTCCACGAGAGCATGGTCTGGGAAAGATGCTGCCTGTTTTCCATCTATCTGGGCGCGATGGAGCGCATTCTGGCGCTCTGTCTGGAGCATGCGCGCACCCGCGTGCAATTCGGGCGCCATATCGGGGCCAATCAGGCCATCTCGAACCGGCTGGTCGATATGCGCCTGAAAATCGAGACCGCACGGCTTTTGCTGTATAAGGCGGCATGGCTCTATGATCAGGGCAAGCCCTGCGAGCAGACCGTCGCCCTGAGCAAGATCTGGATCGCGGAATCGGCGGTGCAGATCGGACAGGATGCAATGCAGATTTTCGGCGGCGAGGCGATGACGGCTACCCATCCCGTGAACCGGTTTCTCAATGACGCCATGCCCGCGCGGATTTTCTCGGGCAGTTCCGAGATGCAGCGCGAGATCGTCGCCCGCGCGATGAAATTACGTTAA
- the devC gene encoding ABC transporter permease DevC, with protein MPARNQRFSLAWRLLSFEPRRLLAAICGVAFAVVLILVQIGFYNAMIDSATKVHSSLEADLVMLPADFEYFGAEHQFSRMRLHEAMATEGVQEVAPLYVSLMNFKNIENGYSRSIMAIGVEPDKPAINLPELVAAQDQFAVSGAVLFDRKSLPAYFGDITGAFAKTGHVDTQLADKPVRITGLFDMGTSFIAYGTVVMGSPTFFALRPDLSAAEPSLGLIKLAPGYDPATVRDRLQADLEAKDIKIVTRADFVALEANYWNTTAAIGFIFITGALMGILVGSVIVYQILYTDVTDHLPEYATLKAMGYRDSYFSALVLKQSLILSCLGYVPGVAISALIYYFTAQSTGYALRLTPGWSLAVFLMTSGMCLFSGILALRRLRKADPAELFQ; from the coding sequence ATGCCCGCACGCAACCAAAGATTTTCGCTGGCATGGCGGCTGCTAAGCTTCGAGCCGCGGCGGCTGCTGGCGGCCATTTGCGGCGTGGCGTTCGCTGTGGTGCTGATCCTTGTGCAGATCGGTTTCTACAACGCCATGATCGACAGCGCCACCAAGGTGCATAGCAGCCTTGAGGCCGATCTTGTCATGCTGCCTGCCGATTTCGAATATTTCGGCGCCGAGCACCAGTTCTCCCGCATGCGTCTGCACGAGGCGATGGCGACCGAAGGGGTGCAAGAGGTGGCCCCACTTTATGTATCGCTGATGAATTTCAAGAATATCGAGAACGGCTATTCGCGGTCGATCATGGCCATCGGCGTAGAGCCGGACAAGCCCGCGATCAACCTGCCGGAACTGGTCGCGGCGCAGGACCAGTTTGCCGTCAGCGGCGCGGTGCTGTTTGACCGTAAAAGCCTGCCCGCCTATTTCGGCGACATCACCGGTGCCTTTGCGAAAACCGGCCATGTCGATACACAACTGGCCGACAAGCCGGTGCGGATCACCGGACTTTTCGATATGGGCACGTCGTTTATCGCCTATGGCACCGTCGTTATGGGCAGCCCGACCTTCTTTGCGCTCCGCCCCGATCTGAGCGCGGCGGAACCCAGTCTGGGGCTGATCAAACTGGCCCCCGGATATGATCCGGCAACGGTGCGCGACAGGTTGCAGGCCGATCTGGAGGCCAAGGATATCAAGATCGTGACCCGCGCCGATTTTGTGGCGCTTGAGGCGAATTACTGGAATACCACCGCCGCTATCGGGTTTATCTTCATCACCGGTGCCTTGATGGGCATTCTGGTCGGCTCGGTGATTGTCTACCAGATCCTTTACACCGATGTAACGGACCACCTGCCCGAATATGCCACCCTCAAGGCGATGGGCTATCGCGACAGCTATTTTTCGGCGCTGGTGCTGAAACAGTCGCTGATCCTGTCCTGTCTGGGCTATGTGCCGGGCGTGGCGATTTCGGCGCTGATCTATTATTTCACGGCCCAGAGCACCGGCTATGCGCTGCGACTGACACCGGGCTGGTCGCTTGCGGTGTTCCTGATGACCTCTGGCATGTGCCTGTTCTCGGGCATTCTGGCCCTGAGACGCCTGCGCAAGGCCGATCCGGCGGAGCTTTTCCAATGA
- a CDS encoding DUF1295 domain-containing protein, whose amino-acid sequence MTPVYWIMIAITVLFTLLGMLSAWRTGDTKWPFVFGFFSILPVTIVLAVQGEGAAWRRWMIVALVAAYVARMLYTLLIWFNATGAAKLKDQVKPSQFLVLPLVLVPVFCWLYPLPFFAAMDRTDPFGLYDALTLICYALGTLFHLGADYQKWAFKQNPENRGKLLHGGFWGLSRHPNYFGDFLIYLSFALVSVWPWGLVAPVVNLLQYFFDAIPKNEKLSQERHGENWARYCRSTPLFLPYGAFKS is encoded by the coding sequence ATGACCCCTGTCTATTGGATCATGATCGCGATCACCGTGCTGTTCACGCTTTTGGGCATGCTGTCGGCATGGCGCACGGGCGACACCAAATGGCCCTTTGTCTTCGGCTTTTTCAGCATCCTGCCCGTCACCATCGTGCTGGCCGTTCAGGGCGAGGGCGCTGCGTGGCGGCGCTGGATGATCGTGGCGCTGGTGGCGGCCTATGTGGCGCGGATGCTGTATACGCTGCTGATCTGGTTCAATGCGACAGGGGCGGCCAAGCTGAAGGATCAGGTCAAGCCCAGCCAGTTTCTGGTCCTGCCGCTGGTCTTGGTACCGGTGTTCTGCTGGCTCTATCCGCTGCCCTTCTTTGCCGCGATGGACCGCACCGATCCGTTCGGGCTTTATGATGCGCTGACGCTGATCTGCTATGCTTTGGGCACGCTGTTCCATCTGGGGGCGGATTATCAGAAATGGGCCTTCAAGCAGAACCCCGAAAATCGCGGCAAGCTGCTGCATGGCGGGTTCTGGGGCCTGTCGCGCCATCCCAACTATTTCGGGGATTTCCTGATTTACCTGTCTTTCGCACTGGTCTCTGTCTGGCCTTGGGGGCTGGTCGCGCCGGTGGTGAACCTCTTGCAGTATTTCTTCGATGCGATCCCGAAAAACGAGAAACTCTCGCAAGAACGGCATGGCGAGAACTGGGCGCGCTACTGCCGCTCGACCCCGCTCTTCCTGCCCTATGGCGCGTTCAAATCCTGA
- a CDS encoding autoinducer binding domain-containing protein — MRDSTSAAATKLTDTIEHNLAHLDFDYYAICAIGAQDFTAAKSLPTMHVTNYPEEWARHYASQQLYSYDPVLQFGRLVSYPVKWSDLKHASGYGDTHGHVQRQAQDFGLYSGICMSIHNLDGSLLLASLSKANPCALNDTLMNEAARALQSLNGVSASLKLAGKNDYDLTKREIECLSWAAIGKTSSDISAILHISNNTVDCHFKSAMRKLAANSRTFAIIKAMRSGILSI; from the coding sequence ATGCGAGACAGCACAAGCGCGGCAGCCACGAAATTGACGGACACAATCGAGCATAATCTGGCGCATCTCGATTTCGACTATTACGCGATTTGCGCCATCGGGGCACAGGATTTCACGGCGGCAAAATCCCTGCCCACCATGCATGTGACGAATTACCCCGAAGAATGGGCCCGCCATTATGCCAGCCAGCAGCTTTATAGCTATGATCCGGTGCTGCAATTCGGGCGCCTTGTGTCCTATCCGGTTAAATGGTCGGATCTGAAACATGCGTCGGGCTATGGCGACACGCATGGCCATGTCCAACGGCAGGCGCAGGATTTCGGGCTGTATTCCGGCATCTGCATGAGCATCCACAATCTTGATGGGAGCCTGCTTCTGGCCTCGCTGTCCAAAGCCAATCCCTGTGCGTTGAACGACACGTTGATGAACGAGGCCGCGCGCGCCTTACAGTCTCTCAACGGGGTGTCAGCATCGCTGAAGCTGGCCGGAAAAAACGATTACGACCTGACCAAACGCGAGATCGAATGCCTGAGCTGGGCGGCCATCGGCAAAACCTCCAGCGATATTTCCGCGATCCTGCATATCAGCAATAACACGGTGGATTGCCATTTCAAAAGCGCGATGCGCAAGCTTGCGGCCAATAGCCGGACTTTCGCGATCATCAAGGCCATGCGCAGCGGCATTCTGTCGATCTGA
- the nrdF gene encoding class 1b ribonucleoside-diphosphate reductase subunit beta — protein sequence MLDQTKKAPLKGVNWNRLQDDKDLEVWNRLTSNFWLPEKVPLSNDVPSWANLTAEERQLTIRVFTGLTLLDTVQNTVGAPTLMADAVTPHEEAVLSNIAFMEAVHARSYSSIFSTLCMTAEVDEAFRWAEENPHLQRKANLILNEYKAEDPLRKKVASVFLESFLFYSGFYLPMWWSSRAKLTNTADMIRLIIRDEAVHGYYIGYKFQRALEKVSEEERAAVKDFAFALMFDLYEVETQYTAELYDGIGLTEDVRHFLHYNANKALMNLGYEPLFPPEACEVNPAIMAALSPDSENHDFFSGSGSSYVIGKAVATEDEDWDF from the coding sequence ATGCTTGATCAAACGAAAAAAGCGCCGCTCAAGGGCGTGAACTGGAACCGGCTTCAGGACGATAAGGACCTTGAGGTCTGGAACCGCCTGACCTCGAATTTCTGGCTACCCGAGAAGGTGCCGCTGTCGAATGACGTGCCCTCCTGGGCCAATCTGACAGCCGAAGAGCGCCAACTGACGATCCGCGTTTTCACCGGCCTGACACTGCTGGACACGGTGCAGAATACCGTTGGTGCGCCGACGCTGATGGCAGATGCGGTGACGCCGCATGAAGAGGCGGTTCTGTCCAATATCGCCTTCATGGAAGCCGTGCATGCGCGCAGCTATTCGTCGATCTTCTCGACGCTGTGCATGACCGCAGAGGTGGATGAGGCCTTCCGTTGGGCGGAAGAAAACCCGCATCTGCAGCGCAAGGCGAATCTGATCCTGAATGAATATAAGGCCGAAGATCCGCTGCGCAAAAAAGTGGCCTCGGTCTTTCTGGAAAGCTTCCTGTTCTATTCGGGTTTCTATCTGCCGATGTGGTGGTCCAGCCGCGCCAAGCTGACCAATACCGCCGATATGATCCGCCTGATCATCCGCGACGAGGCGGTGCATGGCTATTACATCGGCTATAAGTTCCAGCGCGCTTTGGAGAAAGTCTCGGAAGAAGAGCGCGCCGCCGTCAAGGATTTTGCCTTTGCACTGATGTTCGATCTCTATGAGGTCGAGACGCAATATACGGCAGAGCTGTATGACGGTATCGGGCTGACCGAAGATGTGCGCCACTTCCTGCATTACAACGCTAACAAGGCGCTGATGAATCTGGGGTATGAGCCGCTCTTCCCGCCGGAAGCCTGCGAGGTGAACCCCGCGATCATGGCCGCACTTTCGCCCGATAGCGAGAACCACGACTTCTTCTCGGGCTCGGGGTCGAGCTATGTGATCGGCAAGGCCGTGGCCACCGAAGACGAAGACTGGGATTTCTAA